In Halobaculum sp. XH14, a single genomic region encodes these proteins:
- a CDS encoding AsnC family protein yields MSDTPINNLDRRILHLLQVDARGASDTDIAEETE; encoded by the coding sequence ATGAGCGATACCCCCATCAACAACCTCGATCGCCGCATCCTGCACCTGTTGCAGGTGGACGCCCGGGGGGCCTCCGACACGGACATTGCGGAGGAAACAGAGTAA
- a CDS encoding DUF7344 domain-containing protein produces MMTCQTRFPGDADRIYTALGKQRRRSVLYTLVQQGGRAEISPPARRLAAAEQRTSVADATEEMVTQVERQPYHVHLPKLDDNGFIGFDTDTGAVTLTENAGRIAEPVALVSELEDTAERLEGSTEQSRKRVGTGAVESSDE; encoded by the coding sequence ATGATGACATGCCAGACGAGGTTCCCCGGAGACGCTGACCGGATATACACGGCGCTTGGGAAGCAGCGGCGTCGGTCCGTCCTCTATACGCTCGTTCAGCAAGGCGGACGGGCGGAGATATCTCCCCCGGCACGGCGACTCGCAGCGGCGGAACAGCGGACGAGCGTCGCGGACGCGACCGAGGAGATGGTCACGCAGGTGGAACGCCAGCCGTATCACGTCCACCTCCCGAAACTGGACGACAATGGGTTCATTGGCTTCGATACGGACACGGGCGCGGTGACGCTCACCGAGAACGCCGGCCGGATTGCCGAACCGGTAGCGCTGGTGAGCGAACTGGAGGACACCGCCGAGCGCCTGGAGGGCTCGACCGAACAATCCCGGAAACGGGTGGGAACGGGAGCGGTGGAATCGAGCGATGAGTGA
- a CDS encoding helix-turn-helix domain-containing protein, producing the protein MAIEATFTATDGEFPLAAVFSEFPAAEIELDRVVPTDEFLIPYFWVRDIEIENISMENVAHPGIHDIRVVDTVDGAAFLRIDWDLAYESVLTAIIETNVTLISALGSQTQWSFEFRAESQQDLADFQSYCRDHDIPLELTKLHALSPLASGQEYDLTDAQREAMTVAYTLGYFESPREATRQDVANELGISPQAVGSRLQRGTRRLIASTLMRLK; encoded by the coding sequence ATGGCAATTGAGGCGACGTTCACTGCGACTGACGGTGAGTTTCCACTGGCTGCGGTCTTCTCGGAGTTTCCCGCCGCCGAAATCGAACTGGACCGCGTCGTTCCGACGGATGAGTTTCTCATCCCGTATTTCTGGGTTCGAGATATCGAAATCGAGAACATCTCGATGGAGAACGTCGCGCACCCGGGCATCCACGATATTCGGGTGGTCGATACCGTGGATGGAGCGGCGTTTCTTCGTATCGACTGGGACTTGGCGTACGAGAGCGTCTTAACCGCAATCATCGAAACCAACGTAACGCTCATCTCCGCGCTCGGGAGCCAAACCCAGTGGTCGTTCGAATTTCGGGCTGAATCACAACAGGATCTCGCCGACTTCCAGTCGTACTGCCGAGACCACGACATTCCTCTTGAGCTTACGAAGCTTCACGCGCTCTCGCCGTTAGCATCGGGCCAGGAGTACGATCTGACCGATGCACAACGAGAAGCAATGACGGTCGCGTACACGCTGGGCTATTTTGAGTCTCCGCGAGAGGCGACTCGGCAGGACGTAGCGAACGAACTGGGGATTTCACCGCAGGCTGTTGGGTCTCGGCTTCAGAGAGGGACTCGACGATTAATCGCAAGCACGCTCATGCGACTTAAATAG
- a CDS encoding response regulator, translating into MERGLRGRPQAMTMEPPLSSQQSEAGPLRVLHVDDEPDLSELVGIFLEREDERFAVQTATSASEGLDRLSQQAFDCVVSDYDMPGCNGIEFLAEVREEYPDLPFILFTGKGTEEVASDAISAGVTEYLQKEMGTDQYTVLANTVSNAIDHYRSLQMVGQREQQFREVIERVTDAIVEVDSNWCFTLVNQQAEDLYEMDEEYLLGRDFWEVFNEALDTRFEAEYRQVMESREPASSVEYFSQLDGWFDIEAYPAHNGGITFYFVNVPKPRDHPPAAE; encoded by the coding sequence ATGGAACGCGGTCTCAGAGGTAGACCTCAAGCGATGACTATGGAGCCACCCTTGTCATCCCAGCAATCCGAGGCAGGTCCGTTACGCGTCCTTCACGTCGATGACGAGCCTGATCTCTCGGAGCTAGTCGGTATTTTCCTGGAGCGTGAAGACGAACGATTCGCTGTCCAGACGGCGACCAGCGCCAGTGAGGGCTTGGACCGACTTTCCCAGCAGGCGTTCGACTGCGTTGTCTCCGATTACGACATGCCCGGCTGTAATGGCATCGAGTTCCTTGCGGAGGTTCGAGAAGAGTATCCCGATCTCCCGTTCATACTATTCACTGGGAAAGGCACCGAGGAAGTTGCGAGCGACGCGATTTCAGCAGGCGTTACCGAATACCTTCAAAAGGAAATGGGCACGGATCAATATACCGTGCTGGCCAATACCGTTTCGAACGCGATCGACCATTACCGGTCCCTCCAGATGGTCGGACAACGCGAGCAACAGTTCCGGGAAGTCATCGAACGCGTAACGGATGCCATCGTCGAGGTGGATTCGAATTGGTGTTTCACTCTCGTCAATCAGCAGGCTGAGGACCTCTACGAGATGGACGAGGAGTACCTTCTCGGTCGGGACTTCTGGGAGGTCTTCAACGAGGCGCTCGACACTCGATTCGAAGCGGAGTATCGACAGGTCATGGAATCACGAGAACCCGCCTCGTCCGTCGAATACTTCTCCCAGCTCGACGGTTGGTTCGACATCGAGGCGTATCCAGCGCACAACGGCGGCATCACGTTCTATTTCGTCAACGTCCCGAAACCGCGAGACCATCCACCAGCGGCTGAGTGA
- a CDS encoding DUF7344 domain-containing protein, which produces MEAQPKTGLNEMFDLLTHPYRRYVLYHLTRESEAVDFDTLAASLANWDPGQPEASQNTSSATIEVQLRHMHLPKLADAGLITVAQDRQSIELGGVNGHGQFIDQAARIDGYAPPAAGD; this is translated from the coding sequence GTGGAAGCACAACCCAAAACGGGGCTGAACGAGATGTTCGACCTCTTGACGCATCCGTATCGACGCTACGTCCTGTATCACCTGACCCGGGAGTCCGAGGCCGTGGATTTCGACACGCTGGCGGCTTCACTCGCCAACTGGGATCCCGGCCAACCCGAAGCGAGCCAGAACACCAGTAGTGCTACCATCGAGGTACAACTTCGTCATATGCACCTCCCGAAACTTGCCGATGCTGGCCTCATTACGGTTGCCCAGGATAGGCAATCGATCGAACTCGGCGGGGTAAATGGGCACGGCCAGTTCATCGACCAAGCGGCACGTATTGACGGCTATGCACCGCCCGCCGCGGGCGATTGA
- a CDS encoding HalOD1 output domain-containing protein gives MTETHDDEIVHRKLNTDREDPAVAIAEVIADLEGTQTDELTPTYDCIDGMISALYSNPPSPEAQMTVEFTYSGYRITVEQSGTAEFVQVT, from the coding sequence ATGACAGAAACCCACGACGACGAGATCGTTCACCGGAAACTGAACACCGACAGGGAGGACCCGGCTGTTGCGATAGCGGAAGTAATCGCCGACCTTGAGGGAACGCAAACAGACGAATTGACACCGACCTACGACTGCATCGACGGGATGATCTCGGCGCTGTATTCGAATCCGCCGTCACCGGAGGCACAGATGACGGTCGAATTCACGTACAGCGGCTACCGTATTACCGTCGAGCAGAGCGGCACCGCGGAGTTCGTCCAGGTCACGTAA